In Gorilla gorilla gorilla isolate KB3781 chromosome 16, NHGRI_mGorGor1-v2.1_pri, whole genome shotgun sequence, the genomic window CTACTCCTGTCATGGCCTTTACACGGAGCAATTCCAAgggtttcctttataaataacgtCGTATCTCCCTAATAGGAAGACGTCTGAGTAAGGTCACTTTTGGTGAGACATTTACAGTCTCTCATCTCTACGCTCACTCAATTCACCTAATTTAATTCAAGCAGCTCACTCATTCGCTCACTCATCGCAGACCCCGCCTCGGGACTGGGCCTCCCTGATTCGCTGGGGCCGAGTGACGTCCTCAGATCGCGACCCTGGGAGTGGAGTGGGGGCAGCGTGGTTATGTGGCTGGACGGCCGCGGATGGCTCAGGGTTCTCGGACATTGGCGCTACGACCTTAGGCGCCCTAGCTTTTCCAGGACTTGGAGTGGCTATAAGGGCCCAATGGCAGAAACAGTGTCTACCCAGGTTGGGACAGAGGGCGGGCTGAGGGCTTCGCATCAGCAAAACGGTGACGCTGGTGGCGACGCGAGGGTTGAGCCGTCCCACGGGCCCCCGAAGCCGGCTGGCCGGGAAGTGGAGCCGGCCCCAGTAGGCGGGGAGCATACCTCGGCTGCAGCCCCGGGCCCGGGCAAGCATAAGAAGCGGCGGGGCGCAACCAGGGAGCGTGTCGTGCCGCCCCCGAAGAAGCGGCGGACCGGGGTGAGCTTCGGAGATGAGCACTTTGCAGAAACCAGTTATTACTTCGAGGGCGGCCTGCGTAAGGTGCGGCCCTATTACTTTGACTTCCGGACCTACTGCAAAGGTCGCTGGGTGGGCCACAGCTTGCTGCACGTCTTCAGTACCGAGTTCCGAGCTCAGCCCCTGGCCTACTATGAGGCCGCGGTCCGGGCGGGCCGCCTGCAACTCAACGAGAAGCCGGTGCAGGACCTCAACATCGTGCTCAAGGTGGAGTCCTGATGGGGCTGGCCAGAAGCGGGCGAGGAAAAGGGGccgggttttgttttgttttgttttttaggctTAGTAAAGCATAGGTACTGGATTAAAATCATGGCAATTCTAAAGCGTTCTCGCTTTCATTTGGAACACTATTTTAGCCCGTTTCCCACCTCCGCAAGTGGCCAGGGTGTCTGTGCTTCAGGACTCAGCCTGTTTATCCTCTTCCTCAAGGCAGCTTCCTTGTTTCcaagggacagaagttggaattTTCATAATTCCTTTAAACACCGTCTTGTGGCAAGGGCACTGATCACTTTACCCTGCGTTGTAGATCTCTGTGCAAATAGTAATAATAGGGGCTATCATTTATGTCTCtttactgtgtgctgggcacaaAGTTAAACATTGTATGTCCACTAATTCTAATGACAGCCTTGTGAAGTAGGTATTGCCACTCCATTTTACCTCTGAGGAAACTAAGGAAACTCACAGGGGTAAGGCTATAAACAGTGCCACTACCAAAGCCTATGTTCCTATAACTACTACTTAAACTATTTAACATAGAGTAGTGAGATGTCAGGGATAGAGACTAGAATTGTTCAGCCCAGTGCTTTGACTCCTTTAAAATTCCATCACATCTATGAGGTACCAGACACCCCTGTCAGAAGTAACACTGTTTACCTCTCAGTAACACTAGTTTACCATGGTTGTGAGTGGAGAAAAGGCGCTTACAGCATTTGGGGAATGGATGGTTTTGGAGTAACTTGTTCCATTGATCAATCGATTTGCGTCAATATGTCATACATTGACGAATTCTCTCTCCTATCCCAATTTCTAAAGCATAGATCTGGTCTAACCCTCACATTCCACAGGAAACAGAGACCCAGAAAagataaatgacttgcccaagagcATGTAGCGAGCCTGTGGCAAATCCTGGTCTAGAGCCCATATCCCTGGACTTAAGCCTTAGTTTTGTTTGTTCAAGATCGTAATAAGTGATGATTTATGGAGGTTTtttcctccattaaaaaaattttaccttgattatttatttatttttttttgagacagagtcttgctctgtcgcccaggctggcgtgtagtggcgtgatctcggctcactgcaacctccgcctcccaggttcaagcgattctcctgcctcagtctcccaagtagctgggattacaggcacgtgccaccacgcctgtctaatttttgtatttttagtagagacagggtttgaccgtgttagccaggatggtcttgatctcttgacctcgtgatccacccacctcagcctcccaaagtgctgggattacaggcgtgagccactgtgcctggctaaaaaATTTTACCTTTGAAATATCTTTATTGTAGAGAAAATACAAttagcaaaaccaaaaaacattcaTAATCTAACCACCCAGAGATAACATAGTTAACATTTTTGCATATGTCCTTCCAGTACTTTTTCAGTGCCAGCTATCTGCCTGTGTCTgtctgtatttttacaaaatgagaTCACACTCTGCACACTGCTTGTTCAGCCCAAGATGTGCTTTCACCATTTTTCCATGTCAGTGAGGAACAGGGGAAGCTGGATATGAAGTTGACTGATTACAGGCTGCGGTCCCTAGGCTGACTTATTACCTATGTCTTTGACAGGACAATGATTTCTTGCGGAACACAGtgcacaggcatgagccaccagtcaCAGCAGAGCCCATTCGCCTGCTAGCTGAGAACGAAGATGTGGTGGTTGTAGACAAGCCTTCCTCCATTCCCGTTCACCCCTGTGGCCGCTTCCGACACAACACAGTTATCTTCATCCTAGGCAAGGAGCACCAACTCAAGGAGCTACACCCCTTGCATCGGCTTGACCGCCTTACCTCAGGGGTGCTTATGTTTGCCAAGACAGCTGCAGTCTCTGAGAGAATTCACGAGCAGGTTCGGGACCGGCAGGTGAGTCAGGCTTTTGTCTCCTACAGGCCACTTCTTGGGCTCACGAA contains:
- the RPUSD2 gene encoding pseudouridylate synthase RPUSD2 gives rise to the protein MWLDGRGWLRVLGHWRYDLRRPSFSRTWSGYKGPMAETVSTQVGTEGGLRASHQQNGDAGGDARVEPSHGPPKPAGREVEPAPVGGEHTSAAAPGPGKHKKRRGATRERVVPPPKKRRTGVSFGDEHFAETSYYFEGGLRKVRPYYFDFRTYCKGRWVGHSLLHVFSTEFRAQPLAYYEAAVRAGRLQLNEKPVQDLNIVLKDNDFLRNTVHRHEPPVTAEPIRLLAENEDVVVVDKPSSIPVHPCGRFRHNTVIFILGKEHQLKELHPLHRLDRLTSGVLMFAKTAAVSERIHEQVRDRQLEKEYVCRVEGEFPTEEVTCKESILVVSYKVGVCRVDPRGKPCETVFQRLSYNGQSSVVRCRPLTGRTHQIRVHLQFLGHPILNDPIYNSVAWGPSRGRGGYIPKTNEELLRDLVAEHQAKQSLDVLDLCEGDLSPGLTDSTAPSSELGKDNLEELAAAAQKMEEVAEAAPQELDTIALASEKAVETDVMNQETDPLCAECRLVRQDPLPQDLVMFLHALRYKGPGFEYFSPMPAWAQDDWQKD